The following proteins are co-located in the Pseudomonas synxantha genome:
- a CDS encoding acetyl-CoA C-acetyltransferase has product MTQALIFDAVRTPRGKGKADGALHSVKPVNLVAGLLNALAQRSELDTHQVDDIVLGCVTPVGDQGADIAKTAALVADWDISVAGVQVNRFCASGLEAVNLGAMKVRSGFEDLVVVGGVESMSRVPMGSDGGAWVLDPQTNMHSHFTPQGIGADLIATLEGFSRQDVDAFALQSQQKAARARADGSFNKSLIAVQDQNGIVLLDHDEFIRGDSTLEGLGKLKPSFEMMGQMGFDATALRVYSHVERIQHVHTPGNSSGIVDGAALMLIGSEAKGRELGLQPRARIVATAVTSTDPTIMLTGPAPATRKALAKAGLRVEDIDLFEVNEAFASVVLKFIKDMGIDAARVNVNGGSIAMGHPLGATGCAILGTLLDELEVRQQRYGLATLCVGGGMGIATIIERL; this is encoded by the coding sequence ATGACCCAAGCTTTGATCTTTGATGCGGTACGCACGCCCCGTGGCAAGGGCAAGGCCGACGGTGCCCTGCACAGCGTCAAGCCGGTAAACCTGGTGGCCGGCTTGCTCAATGCGCTGGCGCAACGCAGCGAACTTGATACGCACCAAGTGGATGACATCGTGCTCGGCTGCGTCACTCCCGTGGGCGACCAGGGCGCCGATATCGCCAAGACTGCCGCGCTGGTAGCGGACTGGGACATCAGCGTCGCCGGCGTCCAGGTCAATCGCTTTTGTGCCTCGGGCCTGGAGGCGGTCAACCTGGGCGCGATGAAGGTGCGTTCCGGCTTCGAAGACCTGGTCGTCGTCGGCGGCGTCGAATCCATGTCCCGGGTACCCATGGGCAGCGATGGCGGCGCGTGGGTGCTCGACCCGCAAACCAATATGCACAGCCACTTCACGCCCCAAGGTATCGGCGCCGACCTGATCGCCACCCTGGAAGGCTTCAGCCGCCAGGATGTGGACGCCTTTGCCCTGCAATCCCAGCAGAAAGCCGCCCGGGCACGCGCAGACGGTTCCTTCAACAAGTCGCTGATCGCAGTGCAGGACCAGAACGGTATCGTACTGCTGGACCATGACGAGTTTATCCGGGGCGACTCCACCCTTGAGGGCTTGGGCAAGCTCAAGCCCAGCTTCGAAATGATGGGCCAGATGGGTTTCGACGCCACCGCATTGCGGGTCTACAGCCATGTGGAGCGCATCCAGCATGTGCACACCCCAGGCAACAGCTCCGGCATCGTCGACGGCGCCGCATTGATGTTGATCGGCTCCGAGGCCAAAGGTCGCGAACTGGGCCTGCAACCGCGGGCGCGCATTGTTGCCACGGCCGTGACCAGCACCGACCCGACCATCATGCTTACCGGCCCGGCGCCAGCCACTCGCAAGGCCCTGGCCAAGGCCGGCCTGCGGGTTGAAGACATCGACCTGTTCGAAGTCAACGAAGCGTTCGCCTCGGTGGTGCTCAAGTTTATCAAGGACATGGGCATCGATGCCGCCCGGGTCAACGTCAACGGCGGCTCCATCGCCATGGGCCACCCGCTTGGCGCCACCGGTTGCGCTATCCTCGGCACCTTGCTCGATGAGCTGGAGGTGCGTCAGCAACGCTACGGCCTGGCCACGCTCTGTGTCGGCGGCGGCATGGGTATCGCCACCATTATCGAACGCCTCTGA